The genomic stretch CATCATCCTCTGACTCAGAGCAGGAATCGGATTCAGAGGACCCGGACTCCGGGGATTCATCTGGGTCTGATTCAGAATATAAAAACTTCCTCTTCTCCTTGGAGGACACAAAAGAGTTAGTAAAAGCTATCAGGGCAACTATGGGGCTTTCGGACGAAAAAGTGCAGAGGTCCGTCCAGGACAAAATGTTTATTGGACTGGAACAAAAGAAAGAGTATTTCTGGTCCAAAAAAACATGCAGGAATTAATAAAAAGAGAATGGAAAACTCCGGATAGAAAACGTTTTATCCCAAAAAACGATGAGACGTCGCCTTCCTTTTTGTGAAGAGGATGAAGCCCTGCTAACAACCTGCCCTAAAGTTGATGTATCCCTATCTAAGCTAGTTAAAGGGGCAATTTGAAGACATAGGGACTCTAAAAGACCCCATGGACAAGAAGGCTGATCAGGCTTTAAAAAAGACCTGGGATGCTAGCGCTGCGCTATTTAAGCCTAATCTGGAGGCCACATCCATTTCCAGATCATTAAAAAGGTGGTTGTTACAGTGAGAAGCTCTTCTAAAAGAAGGAGCTTCTTATGACACACTAAAGGACTCCTTTCCTCTACTCGTGAAAGCTGTTGACTTTCTGTCAGACTCTACTGCAGAGTCGGTCAGAATGGCAGCAAAAGCCTCGGGCCTAGCAGTATTGGCTAGCAGAAACCCTGGTATGATAATATCAGTTCCAAGATGAGACTGTGGTTTACCTTTCCATGGAAACTTACCGTTTGGCCAAGATTTAGAGTCTATTTTAGAGAAGGCCTCGGACTCAAAAAAGTCCTTCCCTAAGGatacaaataaaaggaaattTCCCTTTCGAAGAATTTAAAAAGGGGGTTCCTTTCAGGCAAAAAGATCATCTAGGGAAACTCTTtggtcaaaagaaaaaaaatcagaaaGGTGGAAACAGAGGTTTCCTGTTTACACCAAGGAATGCAGGATCTACCAAACAATGACACCAGGGAGGTAGGAGGAAGACTAAAGTTTTTCGTAAAAGAATGGGAAGAGATCACAGTAAATCCCTGGGTATTAAATATAATTACAAAGGGTTACAATATTACCTTTCACCTTCCTCCTCCCTCAAACGTCTTCAGAATAACCCCTATCCATAAATCGGCCGTCTAACGGGAAAATTAGAAGAGGAGATTCGGAATCTATTGGCTCAAAAAGTCATTATTCCGGTTCCTCTCTCACAACAGAAAAAGGGCTATTATTCAACAATtttcctggtaaaaaaaaaaagatgaaaaatctCGATTAATAATAAACCTAAAGAGCCTAAACAAATTCATAAAATATGTCAGATTCAAAATGGAGACGATAAGATCCATAATAAATCTGTTAAAAGAAGGAGAtttttcctatcgcccatgacGGCACCACCAGAGAGAAGGATCCGCCCcccgagacaggaaacctgcagaataaaaagggcggacactctcctccccttcagtgtggtttcctgtctctggTGGGAAGCCTGCAGCATGGATGCATCAGATCCCTCTCTCTGGCGGCGCTCCGCTACTGACCTGCGGTCCCTGGAAGTTGGCGGCATCGAGGTGCGCTGAGGACCGTACAGAGGCACAGCTGAACTCCGGAGGGGGTATTCAGTGTGCCGGAGCTGGGAGAAGCCGGCACCTCCATGGAGGTGCCGCGAAGATTGACGCTGGCCGCCAGGGGGAGAAAGAGGAGGGGCTTCGGCAGTGAGTGCCGGATAGCGCTCCTGCAGTCATGTGACCGGCGTATGCGtcggcggtgacgtcatcggtaTGTGCCCTATGAGAGGAGCGCGATTTTCCTATTGCCGGCGTCTGTTTGCGACCTGGCTGAGCTGCCTGCATCATGGAGGAAAACAAGCCATCTGAGGAGCTTGCTGTCCCTCCTGCTCCGGTACCTCTGAAGGGGTGAGTGGGGTCTCTTATGACCTAGATTCCCTTTTACTAATTTGCATTACTGTTTACTTACAGGTTAAGCCTAAGTGGTggccaaaaagaaaaatagagagtGTGCTTTGTGTAAAGTGGGGTTACCCTCAGATTGGGATAAAAAAATGTGCCAGGCCTGTATAGACAAGACAGTTGCAGAAGAATATCCTTCCTTTTATAAATGTCTACAGGCGTTGGTTCGATCAGAGGTTAACTCCTCCTTAACTGCTAAAAAGGATCAGAGGCCTATTCGTAAAGAGACCCGGCAAAATCCCATTTTTTCAGAAGAGGAAGATTTTCCTTCTTCAGTAATTGAACTTTCTGACGTCTCATATCAGTCCTCTCCTGATGAGGAAGAAGATCAGGGGCGGAGACCGTGTTTCCCTGTGGAAGATACGGAGAAGCTTTTAAAGGCCGTTCGTTCTACTATGGGCATAGAAGAGCCCCGTTCCTTTCAGAACATTATGTTTGAAGGGTTAGAAGCCAGACAACATGGTACATTTCCGGTACACAAAAATGTAGCTGCGTTGATTAAAGGGGAGTGGAAGAAACCAAATAAGAGTATTTATTTCCAAGAATCTCAAAcgcaaatacccctttaaagaagaggaCTCTGCCTCCTGGGATAGGGCTCCCCGTATTGACGTGGCCATCTCCAAGGTCTCTAGGAAAACGGCCTTGCCATTTGAGGATACCGGTATACTGAAAGACCCTCTAGATAAAAAAGCAGACGCTTTTCTTAAAGGAGCTTGGGAGGCATCTACCTCATCCTTTAGGCCCAGTATAGCCTCCACCTGTACTGCCCGTTCCTTAATTGTTTTGCTATCCGAATTAGAAGCTCAGCTAAAAAACAGGAGTCCCCGTGAGGAGATACTGGCCTCCCTCCCTACGATTAAAAAAGCAGCTGATTTTTTAGCGGATGCATCTGCTGACTCAGTCAGACTGGCCGCTAAGTCAGCAGCCTTATCCAACTCGGCTCGGAGAGCACTGTGTATAAAGAATTGGAGTGGCAATACTGCCTCCAAGACTAAGCTCTGCGGAGTTCAATGTGAGGGGGAGTACCTCTTTGGTCCTAGTTTGGACGACCTCCTGGATAAGGCAGCTGACAGAAAGAGAAAAAGTTTTCAGAGCTCTTTCCCCACTAAAAACAGGTTTAGTCGCTCCTTTCGTCCCTTTAAAAGTAACCAGGAACAAGATAGAAAACCTAGAGAAGACCGGTTTAGGGGTCAAAGGAAGAGCAGAAATGTTTTCTTTAACCAGCCCTCCTCAGATAAAAAGAAGTCAGACCAGCAATGACGCCAGCATTCCGGTAGGGGGCAGACTGAAGGGTTTCGCTTTAGAATGGAGGAGTATTTCCTTGAGCCCTTGGGTACTCGATACCATTTCCAGAGGCCTAAATCTGGAATTTCTTCAGTCTCCTCCTGCCAGATTCTTACCCACCGTAGTTCCTTGTTCCGTGCAGGGAAGATCCATCATGGAAAAAGAGGTGGTGAAATTAGTAGAAAAATCCGTTTTAATCCCGGTATTAGAAGAGGAAAGAGGGAAAGGGTTCTATTCTCCGCTTTTTCTGGTCAAAAAACCAGACGGTTCCTGGAGAACCATCATAAATCTAAAGAAGCTAAATCTCTTCCTTCAGCCAAagaaattcaagatggagacgATAAAATCAGCGATCAATCTCTTATaccctcagtgctttatggcaGTTCTCGACCTAAAGGACGCATACTACCACGTCACCATTGCTGTAGAACATCAGAAGTTCCTAAGGGTAGCAGTTTTTTTAGACGGTAATCTTCAACATTTTCAGTACCAGGCTCTCCCTTTCGGGCTTTCCATGGCTCCGAGAGTTTTCACAAAATTGGTAGCAGAGATGGCGGCCCACATAAGGAAAGGGACATTCTTTTTATCCCTTACTTAGACGATTTCTTAATTGTAGGTCAGTCAGAAGAGGCTTGCAGTCTAGCAGTTCTAGAGGTCcgtaccattttaggaaaactgggTTGGATGATAAACGAGAAGTCAAGATCCCGTCCACTGAAGAAACAGGTGTTCCTGGGCCTAATTTTGGACtcctctctccagagatgttttttTACCTGTAGAGAAGATACAGACCATTCAAAGCAAAATTACGAGTCTAACCCAGAGACCAGTGACTTCCATAAGGAAAGCAATGTCAGTCCTGGGCTCCCTCACATCCTGTATTCCAGCAGTAAGGTGGGCACAGCTTCATTCCAGGACCTTACAGTGGGAGATTCTGGCCAGTTGGGAGAAGAGCAAGTCACTCGATGCCAGTTTGGAAGTTTCTTCCCAGACTATCCAGGAACTAGCCTGGTGGCTAGAAAAAAGAAATCTAACACAGGGGACCCCTTGGAAAATCGAGAGTTTAGTTTGTCTGACTACGGACGCAAGCCcttgggggtggggggctcaCATTCAAGGTTCTTCCTATCAGGGCCGTTGGAATTCCCTTCAGAAAATTCAATCCTCAAATCTAAAGGAACTGATGGCAGTGGGCTTAGATATGAGTTCACTTCCAGAAATAAAGGGAAAGAATTTAAGAGTTCTTTCAGACAACAGGACGGTAGTTTCCTATTTAAACAAACAAGGAGGAACGAGATGCAGAGCCCTCATGAAAGAAGCCTTCTCTATTCTGGAGTTAGCAGAGAGAACGTGTACCTCGATTTCAGCCGTTCACATAAGGGGTGTGGAGAACAAACAAGCCGATTTCCTGAGCCGTCATACCCTGTCTCAGGGGGAGTGGTCTTTGGACCCATTAGTCTTCCAGAAGATTGTAGATCTTTGGGGCCTTCCGGAAATCGACTTGTTTGCTACCCATTCAAACAAGAAAGTACCGAGGTTCTTTTCTCTAAACCAGTCGGGGTCCCCTTGTGGGATTGATGCTCTGTCCCAGGAGTGAAAGTTTCATCTAGCTTATGCCTtccccccctttcccctgattcccCGGGTTTTGAGGAAGATTCGGGAAGAAAAGGCCAGGGTAATCCTAATAGCacccttttggcccaggagagCCTGGTTCACGGGGCTCAGAACCATGTCTGTATCCGATCCTTGGGTTCTTCCTTCGGCCAGGGGGCTTCTAAGCCAGGGACCGGTGATACATCCAGCTGTGGAGAACCTACACTTAACGGCCTGGAATTTGAGAGGTGGTTACTAAACAAGGAAGGGTTTTCTGACGCCCTAGTTTCTACCCTGCTAAAGAGCAAGAAATAGGTCACTGTAGGAATTTATAGCAGAATCTGGCATAAATTTCTAGACTTTGCCCAGATCCAGTTAGGGAGCATCCCTGCAGTAGCCCCTTTACATACTATGCTGGAGTTTCTCCAGAAGGGGCTAGAACTGGGCCTAGCAGTCATCACTCTAAAAGTTCAGGTCTCAGCTCTTTCAGCCTTGTTTAACCAGAACTTAGCAGGGAATCCATGGGTTTCCAGATTTTTTAGGGCTGTAGATAGAACCTCCCTAGTGTCAGTTCCTAGGCCTCCTCCGTGGAGTTTAGAGGTAGTGCTGAAAGCCTTATCAGAATCTCCCTTTGAGCCTATTGAGTCCTCCTCTATCAAGCATCTGACCTTCAAACTAGCCTTGTTAATAGCCTTAACCTCCGCCCGCAGGATTAGTGAGATTCAGGCCATCTCCATAAACCCTCCGTACACTTTAATATTAGATGACAAGGTTATCATTCGTCCTGACCCGGCTTTCCTCCCGAAAGTAGTCTCTAAATTTCACCGTTCTCAGGAGATTGTTCTTCCTACCCTTTTTCAGAATCCTTCCACTAAGGAGGAAGAGTCTCTCCATTGTCTAGATGTCAGAAGAGCTCTTTTAGCCTATCTATCCTCTACATCTACCTGGCGGAAGTCTTCTTCACTGTTTCTGCAGTTTCCGGGAGTGAATAAGGGTTCGGCTGCCTCTAAAGGTTCAATCGCCCGATGGATTGTTGCTGCTATTTCCTTATCCTATCTATCCTCTGGCCTGTCCCCTCCTGTCGGGTTAAGGGTTCACTCGACCAGAGCGGTGGCAGCATCTTGGGCAGAGAGGTCCGCGGTTCCAATTGAGAAAATTTgcaaggcagccacttggtcttCACCCTCTACTTTCTTTAAACATTATAGGttggacctgaacttttcggggGATTCTTCCTTTGGTGAAGGGGTCCTTCTTTCTACATCCCACCCTTAAGAGTTCCTCTAGTAAgtctctggtggtgctgtcatgggcgataggaaaaaatggtattacttaccggtaattttattttacggagcccatgacagcaccacggcTTTCCCTCCCTATGTGTCCTTCCTTTTTGCACGggtgatataaaaaatataaaaaataaatgaaagaaTGTTCATTTACACGTCTAATATATGTTGGCGGCCTTCCTCCGGTACTTGGAAAACTcactgaaggggaggagagtgtccgccctttttaTTCTGCAGATTGCCTGTCTCGGGGGGCGGATCCttctctctggtggtgctgtcatgggctccgtaaaataaaattaccagtaagtaataccatttttttttttttgcatcaataGACCTAAAAGATGCTTATTTCCATATTTCAGTATGCAAAAAATCTCTGAAAAAACAATGCCATTTCCAGTTCCAAGTAACTTCTATTTGGAATCACCTCCGCCCCAAGAGTGTTTACCAAAGTAATGCTAGAGGTAGTGGCTCATTTAAGAAGGCAAAACATCCTAATTATACCCTACCTAGACGATCTGTTGATCATAGGCAACTAAAAACAAGCACTCGAAAACAATCTGTTTTTAACTTGTCAGACACTGTATCAGACAGGTTGGTTTATAAACTGGAAAAAGTCAAATCCTTGCGCATCTCAGAATTTAACTTTCCTAGGAGTCCTCAGAATTTAACTTTCCTATACATAAGAattctctcctgcagcgcaatccttctaCATAACTTTATTCATttgacttttcccacattgtctctGGATTTGCAGCGCTGGAGAGGATAAGTATTTCTAATAGAGACttcatttatttgtttttctttccTAGGGGTCCGTCTAGATTCTACTTGTCAAGAGACAGTCCTTACAACCCAAAAAGTAATGGGGATAAGCGAAAAAGTGACAAGATTTCAAAACCAATCTGTACATACAATCAGGGaagcaatgaagctactgggTTCCCTGAATTCATGTATCCCGGCCGTAAAATGGACACAGTTCCACACTCGGATCCTACAACAGTGGATATTAGGGTGTTGGAACAGAAGTCCGGAATCACTAGAGGGGAAAATTCAAATCCCTTTGCTAGTGATTCAGTCCCTGCAGTGGTGGAAACAGTCAGAGCATCTGTTAAAAGGAGTTCCTTGGAATCCCCAACATCTGATTGTTATCACGACAGATTCAAGACAGATGGGGAGCGCAATGTTCCCATCTCTATTCCCAAGGAAAATGGTCCGACAGTCAGAAATCTTTCTTCAAATCAAAGGGAGTTGACGGCAGTCTGGGACGGCGGTGTTTGCTCATCACATACAAAGCAAAGACGTTCAGGTGAGAACAGACAATACTACAGTAGTTGCTTACCTAAACCATCAGGGCGGAACAAGTTTAGAACCGAGCCAGTTAACGGAAAAAATATTCTTCTGGGCAGAGGTTCACTTAAGATCCCTATCAGCTATACATTTAAAAGGGTCCCAAAACATaaaagctgattttttttttttaagcagaacTTCTTTAAAATCAACAGAATGGAGCCTAGAGAAACAGTTTTTTCTCCAAATCACGGAATTATGGGGGACGCCACAAGTGGATCTTTTTGCTTCAGCAAAtgcaaaattaaaaaagttattttcCCTAAATCCGTTAAGTGCGTCTACCCCTATATTTCCGTCTAACACAAAAATTGGATTTTCAACTGGCTTATGCCTTTTCTCCTCTTCAACTAATTCCCAGGGTTTAAAAAAAGATTCGGCTAGACAAGGCCCATGTGATTCTAATAGCCCCTCTATGGCCGAAAAAAGCTTGGTTTCCATTGCTGAAGACCTTGTCAGTCCAGAGCCCATGGATTCTTCCTTGGAAACAAGATCTATTGTCTCAAGGTCCGATCTACCATCCCAAGATAGAAAGTTTACATCTGACAGCCTAGAACCTGAAAGGATGATATTGAGGTCAAAGGGTCTATCAGAAGCCATTATCGACACTATGTCAGCCAGTAGAAAAATTTACCGCAAAGTTTGGAGTAAGTTCTGCAGTTGGTGTATTCAAGAAAAAACTTCTCAGATGTTTTCGGTCCAAGCAGTTCTAGGCTTCCTGCAGTCAGGCTTTGAAAAGGGATTACGTCCAAATACATTAAGGGTGCACATATCGGCATTAAGTTCTGTATTTGGAGAAAAAATTGCGGAGCACCCATGGGTTATCTGTTTTTTTGAGAGGGGCAGATAGGTTAAGACCTCAATTTAGTACTATCAGGTCTGACAAACGCCCCATTTGAACCCCCTGACAGAAACCTCCCTGAGATATTTGTCACTAAAGACTTTATTTTTGGTGGCAATTACCTCAGCGCGTACAGTAAGTGAAATTCAAGCTCTAAAAATAGTGGAACCCTTTTGCTTTGTGTTTTCAAACAGAATTGTGTTCAGATTAGACAGTTCCTTTTTTCCCCGAAGTGGTATAAAATTTCCACAGACAAGAAGAAATTATTGTCCCATCGTTTTGCTCAAACCTAAAACAGAGGGGGAAGAGAATTTTCACAAGCTGGATGTACGTAGGGCCGCGTTACTGTATCTAGAAACTACAAAAACTTTCAGAAAGACAGACTATTTATTCGTCCAGTGGAGCACATAAAGGGCATAAAGCCACAAAAAACTCATTATCCAGATGGATAAAAATGGCACTTTTAAGTCGTTAGGTATTCCTCCACTAAAATCTTTTACGACACATTCCACAAGATCTGTTGCAGCACCCTGGGCTGAGAGGGCGAGCAACTCATTAGAACAGATATGCAAGGCAGCAACATGGTCAAGTCCTCATACATATTAAACATTATAGAGTGGATACTAGAGCTAGGCAGGAGCTCGCTTTTGGCAGAAAGGCGCTTCAGGCCATAGTCCCTCCCTAAATAGGAGTATTAATATgttatatctcatggtatgccgtcatggaggatgaaagggaaaaaccgaattacttaccggtaattcccttttcatgaatcctccatgacggcatggATTTCCcactcaaaaaaaataaagaagtgtgtgtgtgtgtgtgtgtcatctctcatggtatgccgtcatggaggattcatgaaaaaggaattaccggtaagtaatttgGTTTTTGGCAGGAGTCAGTCAGAACTGGACTCCACAGCCTTAATTTCAATGAACAGAAAAAAACTGTCCATAGGAACTACAGTGCTGATTTCCCATTGAAAATTGTGTTGATTGAAAGTGGATTACATTTGGCTTATGGTTCAGAAAAAGCGACAAAGTCCATATGTAAAATATGCCATGCGAACATGGCCTCagtcattaaagggattgtgccacatttttaagttattccctatccacaggataggacagtgatggctaacctccggcagtctagctgtggtgaaactacgactcccagcatgctcttttatttctatggagttctgaaaacACCCAAGCAAGTGtgtatcttgggagttgtagttttaccacagctggaatgctggaggttagccatcacagggatAGGGTATATCTAGCTGATTGCTGGGAGCAATTCATTATGGGAGCAcagtacttggctatctctggtgctccctctgtcgCTCCATCAGAACAGCGGATGGACTCCCAGCGATCAGCTATATATCCCctataccagggatgctcaacctgcggccctccagctgttgtaaaactacaactcccacaatgccctgctgtaggttaatagctgtaggctgtttgacaatgctgggagttgtagttttgcaacagctggagggccgtaggttgagcatgcctgccctatactgtggataggggataacgtaAAACTTGGCACTACCCTTTTAAAGCAGACTGAGATGCCATCTAGTGTTGGATAACGATACATGTGATAAACGGAATATATAAAGTTGTGTTGTAGTTGTATCTTTAGGTGAGGCCGGTGACTTACATGTTCTTGTCATCTAACAGGTTCCATCACCATGGCACAGTTCATCATGAGGTTCAGACCTTTATGTCAGCAGTTTTCAGTACAGTTGTGGAAATCTAAAGTACCCTGCAGAACCTACTTTATTCGATCTGTGATATTTACTCGCCCTTCACATGGAGAGGTTTCCAAGTTATTGTCATCTGCCAACATCTACCAGCAGTTAGGACCCAGAACCTTATTCTGTACATCTTCACCCCTCAACAAAAACACTGATGACTCTGCCAAGTTTACGTTGATCTACAAGTTTCCAGCAATAAGGTTCTGCAGGGTGGTCTCCAGGCTAAAGCTTGCGCAGACCACCTTAACTGTTTTGCTTCTTCCTCCGGTTTATTATTACTATTTGCAAGGACAGATCACACAGTTTTCTGTGGTTTATTGCACTGCAACTGCTCTTTTTGCTGGCGTCATGCTGTATGGTCTTAGCTCTTTCCTGCGTAGAATTATTGGGATGCTGTACGTGAATGACAACCTAACAACGGTGAAGGTTTCCCACCTGACATTTTGGGgaaacagaaaaaatatttttgtgccAATTGATGATGTAAAGCAGCTTTCAGAAACCGGAGATGGCAAGCAAGAAATTCTCCGTCAGTTTGCAAGATACAGCAAACCTGATATTCTGTATTTCTCTACTCTGTATGGTTATGTCCTAGATAGAGAGAAATTCACTTTGGTTTTTGGAGAATTAGAATAACTCAATTTTAAAGAACAGTTTCTGTCTGTTCAGTTTGTTTTTAGACTTTGTCCTATTCTTGCACAGAATTTTGAATCTTAAATAtactagtaaaaaataaaatggagattCACTTTCTAGAGCGTCAGCACATTTATGGGTAGGTCCATCTGGCCAGTTTAGGAAGCTAAAATCAGAAGTGgattataaaaggagagaaaaggaTAAAGGACGATACAACTTCTCTTTATTGAATTCATTCCTAGTTTTGGCTTGGAAAACAGaaagtgtggccgtaccctaatgtCTCCCACCACATAATACCTTTTATGTAGTTCAAACAGGATCCGAATGACATCTGAAATCAAGGGGGAGACCCAGAGCCCACCCAGAACTGGGACCatccaaggcaccagtgctaaccactgagccactctgCTGTAgtactttaggctacatgcacacttgAATTACTGTGGAAAACTTCTGCAGGGAAATCTGCAGCGGTAAATCCACTCCAAACTGTGCAGATTTCACCTGTGGAGAACGGCGTGAGCGGCGAAAACACCCCACCTAGATAACTCGCCTCCTTTGGCTCCTTTGCCTGGTCTCCTTCAATGACGCCAGTTTGACCGCAGCAGTCTGTGACTAGCTGCAGT from Bufo gargarizans isolate SCDJY-AF-19 chromosome 8, ASM1485885v1, whole genome shotgun sequence encodes the following:
- the TMEM186 gene encoding transmembrane protein 186, which codes for MYPGRKMDTVPHSDPTTVDIRVLEQKSGITRGENSNPFASDSVPAVVETVRASVKRSSLESPTSDCYHDRFKTDGERNVPISIPKENGPTVRNLSSNQRELTAVWDGGVCSSHTKQRRSGSITMAQFIMRFRPLCQQFSVQLWKSKVPCRTYFIRSVIFTRPSHGEVSKLLSSANIYQQLGPRTLFCTSSPLNKNTDDSAKFTLIYKFPAIRFCRVVSRLKLAQTTLTVLLLPPVYYYYLQGQITQFSVVYCTATALFAGVMLYGLSSFLRRIIGMLYVNDNLTTVKVSHLTFWGNRKNIFVPIDDVKQLSETGDGKQEILRQFARYSKPDILYFSTLYGYVLDREKFTLVFGELE